A DNA window from Zonotrichia albicollis isolate bZonAlb1 chromosome 2, bZonAlb1.hap1, whole genome shotgun sequence contains the following coding sequences:
- the CCDC89 gene encoding LOW QUALITY PROTEIN: coiled-coil domain-containing protein 89 (The sequence of the model RefSeq protein was modified relative to this genomic sequence to represent the inferred CDS: inserted 2 bases in 1 codon) — protein MADSTGGPETGKDVEDLTKSLEELCESSKEQSEEVLLLSHLEQHHHLVSVLKGKVDDXHKHCRDLEQLNMELEKLRGEDAVKIKTQTHHIQYLEGHFTDLVKNHEKMIQFKNEHKNQHLLLWEESKHLQQDREALFREAVKEKEAEMLQLAAQARRLLQQFCSWQEKYASESHRAQEREKELLEAQSQLADAYAQEVDSFKRQPQLLQERHQQAAARVEQAENQQRAQGSELQAKLERAHEEKEQLLNLAMERSKALQDKEQEIQKLEEKLETVEGAMQRAGRCLKKEAAAAADRDLKVQELQGQLERSKQAYNELLLQFNAYRKHSMDLLTKERALNIKLHHFAA, from the exons ATGGCTGACTCCACAGGTGGTCCAGAGACAGGCAAAGATGTGGAAGATCTGACAAAAAGCTTGGAGGAACTCTGTGAGAGCTCTAAGGAGCAGAGTGAGGAGGTGCTACTGCTTTCACACCTAGAACAGCATCATCATCTTGTCTCTGTACTGAAGGGGAAAGTGGATga acacaaacactgcagaGACCTGGAGCAGCTCAACATGGAGCTGGAGAAACTGAGGGGAGAGGATGCTGTGAAAATTAAAACCCAGACCCACCACATTCAGTATTTGGAGGGGCACTTCACAGATCTGGTCAAAAACCATGAAAAGATGATCCAGTTCAAAAATGAGCACAAAAACCAgcacctgctgctgtgggaggagaGCAAGCatctgcagcaggacagggaagcACTCTTCAGGGAGGctgtgaaggagaaggaagctgAAATGCTCCAGCTggcagcccaggccaggaggctCTTACAGCAGttctgctcctggcaggagaAATATGCTTCTGAGAGTCACAGAGCCCAGGAGCGagagaaggagctgctggaagctcaGAGCCAACTAGCAGATGCCTATGCCCAGGAGGTGGATTCATTCAAGAGGCAGCCGCAGCTCCTACAGGAGAGGCACCAACAAGCTGCTGCAAGGGTCGAGCAGGCAGAGAACCAGcagagggctcagggcagtgagCTGCAGGCCAAGCTGGAAAGGGCACATGAAGAGAAAGAGCAGCTACTGAACCTGGCCATGGAGAGGAGCAAAGCTCTGCAAGATAAGGAGCAGGAGATTCAGAAGCTGGAGGAGAAGCTAGAGACTGTGGAGGGAGCCATGCAGAGAGCAGGAAGGTGCCTCAAgaaagaggcagcagcagcggcagacAGAGATCTGAAGGTTCAAGAGCTCCAAGGACAGCTAGAACGCAGCAAGCAGGCGTACAATGAACTCTTGCTGCAGTTCAATGCTTACCGAAAGCACAGTATGGATTTGCTGACTAAGGAGAGAGCTCTGAACATCAAACTACATCACTTTGCTGCATAA